The Leptospira sp. WS39.C2 genome contains a region encoding:
- a CDS encoding valine--pyruvate transaminase: MTETMDQIYSLWANRLRNNQGIRSLMEDLGKATGHPNEILLGGGNPAHIPEAESIFHETFGNLTKDSTLRSLLGDYQAPIGNDSFRTLAADYLSPFFHADLKKENIAFFNGSQNAYSFLLNLHSGAMSNGSFKKILLPIVPEYIGYADQSITDDVFYATPPNVVKTGKNSFRYELDKSNFNLTDVGVIALSRPTNPTGNVLSLSDLEWMEEKTKQQNIPMLIDLAYGNPFPNLIGEGEPVLFKEGRTLSLSFSKIGLPGVRFGIVVSDPETIETLSSFAAVSNLAVGNLGVYMMEMLFQQNTLPKLSKNILRPYYESKLKLALELFTTEFQKMGVDYEIHDPMGGFFLWIRFPSLTISNQELYHLCKDKWLFIVSGHYFFPGLNTDFSHTKECIRLTYCRKEEELARGAQILAEIVASHQAKSK; the protein is encoded by the coding sequence ATGACCGAAACAATGGACCAAATTTACTCTTTGTGGGCCAACCGACTCCGCAACAACCAAGGGATTCGATCTCTCATGGAGGATCTAGGCAAAGCCACAGGCCATCCTAATGAAATCTTACTAGGTGGAGGAAACCCAGCCCATATTCCCGAAGCTGAGTCCATTTTCCATGAAACCTTTGGAAATCTTACAAAAGATTCCACACTTCGTTCCCTCCTCGGAGACTACCAAGCTCCCATCGGGAATGATTCGTTCCGAACATTAGCCGCAGACTATCTCTCTCCGTTCTTTCATGCGGATCTAAAAAAAGAAAACATCGCCTTTTTTAATGGCAGCCAAAATGCCTATTCCTTCCTTCTGAATCTCCATTCAGGTGCTATGTCAAATGGGAGTTTTAAAAAAATACTTTTACCTATTGTACCAGAATACATTGGTTATGCGGATCAATCTATAACGGATGATGTTTTTTATGCGACTCCACCAAACGTTGTGAAAACGGGGAAAAATTCTTTCCGGTATGAATTGGACAAATCAAACTTTAACCTAACTGATGTGGGAGTGATCGCCTTATCTCGGCCAACCAATCCAACTGGGAATGTCCTTTCTCTTTCTGATTTGGAATGGATGGAAGAAAAAACAAAACAACAGAACATACCTATGCTCATCGATCTTGCTTATGGAAACCCATTCCCCAATTTAATAGGCGAAGGTGAGCCCGTCCTATTCAAAGAAGGTCGAACTTTGTCACTTAGTTTTTCTAAAATAGGATTGCCTGGGGTTAGGTTTGGGATTGTTGTTTCCGATCCCGAGACAATTGAAACATTATCATCCTTTGCAGCCGTGTCAAACCTTGCAGTTGGAAACTTAGGTGTTTATATGATGGAGATGTTATTCCAACAAAATACCTTACCCAAATTATCGAAAAACATCTTACGGCCGTATTATGAATCCAAATTAAAACTCGCTTTAGAATTATTCACTACAGAGTTTCAAAAAATGGGTGTGGATTATGAAATCCACGATCCTATGGGTGGTTTTTTCCTTTGGATACGGTTTCCATCCCTCACAATTTCGAACCAGGAGCTGTATCACCTTTGTAAAGATAAATGGCTCTTCATCGTTTCTGGACATTATTTCTTTCCAGGTTTAAACACTGATTTTTCGCATACTAAAGAATGCATACGTTTGACATATTGCCGTAAGGAAGAAGAATTAGCCAGGGGAGCCCAAATCCTTGCAGAAATTGTGGCCTCTCACCAGGCGAAATCCAAATGA
- a CDS encoding Orn/Lys/Arg decarboxylase N-terminal domain-containing protein: protein MYQNGIVQFPIIIIDEDFRSENASGLGIRAIAKALEGEGIEVLGVTSYGDLTSFVQQQSRACGFILSIDDEEFTPETEGEVPDALRQLKDFVTQVRHRNADIPLFLYGETRTSRHIPNSILKELHGFIHMFEDTPEFMARAIHREVKSYLDSLPPPFFRALTQYAHDGSYSWHCPGHSGGVAFLKSPVGQMFHQFFGENMLRADVCNAVDELGQLLDHTGPISASERNAARIFQCDSLYFVTNGTSTSNKIVWHSTVAPGDVVIVDRNCHKSILHAITMTGAIPVFLMPTRNHFGIIGPIPKSEFTWENIKKKIAEHPFAKEVKGNPRILTITQSTYDGILYNVEDIKSELDGKISTLHFDEAWLPHASFHRFYTGMHAIGSDRPRPKESMIFATQSTHKLLAGLSQASQILVQNSEKETLDRNLFNEAFLMHTSTSPQYAIIASCDVAAAMMESPGGNALVEESIEEALDFRRAMRKVGLELEEDWWFSVWGPEALAEEGAGERDEWILKANDRWHGFGDIAEGFNMLDPIKATVITPGMSVEGEFADWGIPALILTKYLAEHGIIVEKTGLYSFFIMFTIGITKGRWNTMVTELQQFKDDYDSNQPLWRVMPKFTTAYPKYDRIGLRDLCQSMHEVYRANNISHLTTEMYLSPMIPAMKPSEAFAKMAHRDIERVPIDELEGRITSVLLTPYPPGIPLLIPGEKFNTTIIRYLQFAREFNSKFPGFETDIHGLVEEKSETGILTYFVDCVIES from the coding sequence ATGTATCAAAACGGTATCGTACAATTTCCTATCATCATCATTGATGAAGATTTTCGTTCCGAAAATGCCAGTGGTCTTGGCATTCGAGCTATTGCAAAGGCCTTAGAAGGTGAAGGGATTGAAGTTCTGGGTGTGACCAGTTACGGAGACCTCACAAGTTTTGTACAACAGCAAAGTCGGGCATGTGGATTCATTCTATCGATCGACGATGAAGAGTTCACTCCTGAAACAGAAGGTGAAGTGCCAGATGCTCTTCGCCAACTCAAAGATTTTGTGACCCAAGTCCGACATAGAAACGCAGATATCCCACTCTTTTTATATGGCGAAACAAGAACGAGTCGCCACATCCCCAATAGTATCTTAAAAGAACTCCATGGTTTCATTCACATGTTTGAAGACACACCAGAGTTTATGGCACGAGCCATCCATAGAGAAGTAAAATCCTATTTAGATAGCCTTCCTCCTCCGTTCTTTCGTGCCCTTACCCAATATGCACATGATGGAAGTTATAGTTGGCACTGCCCAGGTCACTCTGGTGGTGTTGCCTTTTTAAAAAGCCCTGTGGGGCAAATGTTCCACCAATTTTTTGGTGAGAATATGTTACGAGCTGACGTTTGTAATGCGGTAGATGAACTTGGACAACTCTTAGATCACACGGGTCCTATTTCTGCCAGCGAACGGAATGCCGCACGGATTTTCCAATGTGATAGTTTGTACTTTGTGACAAACGGGACTTCTACTTCGAATAAAATTGTTTGGCATAGTACAGTTGCCCCAGGTGACGTTGTGATCGTTGACCGCAACTGCCATAAAAGTATTTTACATGCCATTACCATGACAGGAGCCATTCCTGTTTTCCTTATGCCAACACGAAACCATTTTGGGATCATTGGCCCTATTCCTAAATCCGAATTCACTTGGGAAAATATCAAAAAGAAGATCGCAGAACATCCGTTTGCGAAAGAGGTGAAAGGGAATCCAAGGATTCTCACTATCACCCAAAGCACTTATGATGGTATTTTATACAATGTCGAAGACATTAAATCAGAGTTAGATGGCAAAATTTCAACCCTTCATTTTGATGAAGCATGGTTACCACATGCATCCTTTCACCGATTTTATACGGGTATGCATGCCATTGGTTCTGACAGACCTCGTCCGAAAGAAAGTATGATCTTTGCCACTCAGTCCACGCATAAACTACTTGCAGGATTATCACAAGCAAGCCAGATCCTTGTACAAAACAGTGAAAAAGAAACATTAGATCGAAATTTATTCAACGAAGCATTTTTAATGCATACAAGTACAAGTCCACAGTATGCCATCATTGCCTCTTGTGATGTGGCTGCGGCGATGATGGAATCACCTGGTGGGAATGCCCTTGTGGAAGAATCCATTGAAGAAGCTTTGGATTTCAGGCGAGCGATGCGCAAAGTTGGTTTGGAATTAGAAGAAGATTGGTGGTTCAGTGTTTGGGGTCCGGAAGCCCTCGCCGAAGAAGGTGCAGGTGAACGGGATGAATGGATCCTAAAAGCCAATGACCGTTGGCATGGATTTGGTGACATAGCAGAAGGATTTAATATGTTAGATCCAATCAAAGCCACTGTCATCACACCCGGTATGAGTGTGGAAGGAGAATTTGCTGATTGGGGAATCCCTGCCCTTATTCTCACCAAGTACCTCGCCGAACACGGAATCATCGTCGAAAAAACAGGACTTTATAGTTTTTTTATCATGTTTACGATTGGAATTACAAAAGGTCGTTGGAATACAATGGTCACCGAATTACAGCAGTTCAAAGACGATTATGATTCAAACCAACCTTTGTGGCGAGTGATGCCAAAGTTTACAACTGCATATCCAAAATATGATCGGATTGGATTACGAGACCTTTGCCAATCCATGCACGAAGTTTACAGAGCCAATAACATTTCTCACCTAACAACGGAGATGTATTTGAGTCCGATGATCCCTGCGATGAAACCATCCGAAGCCTTTGCAAAAATGGCACACCGTGACATCGAACGAGTTCCGATTGATGAATTGGAAGGAAGGATTACGTCTGTACTCCTCACGCCATACCCTCCAGGTATCCCACTCCTCATCCCAGGTGAAAAGTTTAATACGACGATCATTCGTTACCTACAGTTTGCACGTGAGTTTAACTCAAAGTTTCCTGGTTTTGAAACAGACATTCATGGTTTAGTGGAAGAAAAATCAGAAACAGGAATTTTGACATACTTCGTTGACTGTGTGATTGAGTCCTAA
- a CDS encoding DegT/DnrJ/EryC1/StrS family aminotransferase translates to MSTETIQRPIRKEKNIEFFKPTLSREDLKGVLECLVEEHLSTGEIVERFEKTFCHTFKIKYAVSSNSLTSAYHLALLALGVKAGDSVLLSSYTPISALDAIFLIQAKPVIVDLKRNSFHPCPEEFLRKKNESGAKFALFDHSFGSLIRLSDYSIEGLEVIEDFTEAIGATSESITVGKQSKIAICGLSAENIITTGNGAMIITAESNLANILKSYKSGTSAKRNFGEPKYDYNLVDYQAALGIEQLSKLGVILERKKKIASAYLQAVQNSRLETYFQNPNEDTFQRFPIVVSGQNYEEIQRYFKSIHIGTQRTVEEPLHRVLEENHLEYPNAERLFQRGHCIPIYPNLTKDNVQRIATAIRRIY, encoded by the coding sequence ATGAGCACCGAAACAATACAAAGACCGATTCGAAAAGAAAAAAACATCGAATTCTTCAAACCGACCCTTTCTAGAGAAGATCTGAAGGGTGTTTTAGAATGTCTTGTGGAAGAACATCTTTCCACAGGAGAAATTGTAGAACGTTTTGAAAAAACGTTTTGCCATACATTCAAAATCAAATATGCTGTTTCCTCAAATTCCCTAACTTCTGCATATCACCTCGCACTGCTTGCGTTAGGTGTAAAAGCGGGAGACTCTGTTCTGTTATCCAGTTATACGCCGATCTCTGCGTTAGATGCAATTTTTTTAATCCAAGCAAAACCAGTGATCGTGGATTTAAAACGAAATTCCTTTCACCCATGCCCTGAAGAGTTTTTACGTAAAAAAAATGAATCAGGTGCTAAGTTTGCTTTGTTTGATCATAGTTTTGGTTCCCTCATTCGATTGAGTGATTATTCAATCGAAGGATTGGAAGTGATTGAGGACTTCACGGAAGCCATTGGTGCCACTTCAGAATCCATCACCGTAGGTAAACAATCCAAAATTGCTATTTGTGGACTCAGTGCTGAAAACATCATTACCACTGGAAACGGTGCGATGATCATTACTGCAGAAAGTAATTTAGCAAATATTTTGAAATCATATAAGTCTGGAACTTCCGCTAAACGGAACTTTGGCGAACCAAAATATGATTATAATTTAGTAGATTACCAAGCTGCTCTTGGAATTGAACAATTATCTAAACTTGGTGTGATTTTAGAACGAAAGAAAAAAATTGCATCTGCTTATTTGCAAGCTGTTCAAAACTCAAGACTCGAAACATACTTCCAAAATCCAAACGAAGATACGTTTCAAAGATTTCCGATTGTTGTCTCTGGACAAAACTATGAAGAAATTCAAAGATACTTCAAATCAATTCATATTGGAACCCAAAGGACCGTGGAAGAACCTCTCCACCGTGTTTTGGAAGAAAACCACTTAGAATACCCAAATGCAGAAAGGTTATTCCAAAGAGGGCATTGTATTCCGATTTACCCAAACCTTACAAAAGATAATGTGCAAAGGATTGCGACTGCTATCCGACGTATCTATTGA